A region of the Gammaproteobacteria bacterium genome:
GTCAGCAGGCGACTGTCTGAACGTCCGTAAAGAGGTTCCTGCGCGATGAGTTCATTCGGTAAGTCATACTCAAAGTTCTCTAACAACATGATTCGGCCTATATTGTCTACCGGTTAAAATTTAGGCTTGATCAATTCTCGTACTCGGCACAGAACAGTTACAACGACTGCGTCGTCGACGTTGAACTGGTTAGACCCCATCGTCTATGACGAAATATAGTGAGGTACACTTTATGTCACGCTCAAGTTCTTGCATTTACTAGTCGGAGCTCTTGTCATCTTGAATCCTTCGCTACCAATTGTCGACATTCGTTCTGGAACATCACCTATCGACGACCCAAGTGTCGCCCAACAACTGGATATGGCCCTTCAAAAACACGGCTTTTGCTACATCTCAGGTCATAACATAGCGACCGACAATATTGAAACGATATTCGACGCAACCCATCGCTTTCACGCGCTTCCAGAACCAGCCAAACAAAGCATCAAAATCAACCCATTTCACCGTGGCTACATTGGCTTCAACACCAGCACAGCTGTCACTTCTTCTGTTGAAAAACCAATCCGACCCAACTATTCCGAATCCTTTATGGCCATGCAGCCAGTCTTTCCTGATCACGCCCGATGGGGGACCGCGATTTTTGGGCCGAACCAATGGCCCAAACCTTTAATGCCAGCATTCAAAACCGAAGTCGAAAACTATTATGACGCAATGGAATACCTCGCTCTTGAGTTGGTCCAAAGACTTGCAGTGGCGCTAGGACAAGATCAACTTATTTTCGATCAAGCATTCGATGATCCAACGGTCTTTCTAAGATTACTTCACTATCCTGCTGTAGCCGATTCAACGGCTGCGGACGGGTACGGTTCGGCACCACACACGGACCATGGATTTCTAACCCTCGTCTCTCAGGACCTTACCGGGGGACTGGAAGTACTCACCAGGGATAATCAATGGATACCAGCTGTACCGATTCCTGACACCTTTGTACTCAATGTTGCAGATATGCTGTCGTACTGGTCTGGTGGTCGTTGGCCTTCAACTCCTCATCGGGTTTCATTGAGCCCCAAGGAACGCTACTCGGTAGCATTCTTTTTCGATCCTACCTTTGAGACACAAGTGCGGCCATTTCCGTCGCTCACCCGATCGGGCGGCAATGATTCGCCGGTTCATTACGGTAACTACCTTATGCATCGATTCAATAACAACTACGACTACCGTTCCACACACTAACTAATTTGAACACCAAACAACTGGCCGCAGATTATGGGTGTACGATCGAATCCATCACCAACGCTGTAAAGTCGTTCATCGATCCAGCGTCGATCCAACGTACTACGACCACGAGATCATAATCAGGATCGATCCAGACATAATTTGCGCCAGCGCCATACGCGAATACACTTGACTCGCCCGCACCTGCGTACAAGCTCCGGTTGGAGTTCAACCACCAGAGAAAACCATAGTTTAGATTCAGTGGACACGGCGCAAATAGAGGGCCTAAGCAATGCTCGGGCAGAATCTCCACATCACCCCAACGACCATGTCGGCTGATCAACAGACCCATGCGGGCATGATCTAAAGAGCTGATCCATAGACCCCCACCCCAATGGGCACCACCTGAAACACTCTGCACTAATCGACCCTTAATTTCGATGTAGGAATTCCTGTATCCGTGCCACTCCCAACTGTGACTTGCATCAATAGGATCCATGATGTTTTTGCGCAAAACATCTGAGAGCGACGTTTCAAACAATCGGGTTAGGCACAACGCAACTAAATTTACCCGAACATCGTTGTATTCCCAGTAACCGCCTGGTTCCATCAACTGACGAGGCTGCCCCTTTTGACTGTGGTTCGCATCCGGTCCGACTTGTCGATTCCGATCTACCTGATCCGGCTTTGACCACAAGGTACCTTCCCATTCACTTGTCTGCTGTAGGAGGTGACGCCAGGTGATTGCATTATTGTGATCCGAAGAAAACTCTTTCAACGAATCGTAGTCGCCTGCCAGATCGTCAAAATTTCTGATAAGACCATCTCGATATGCAATCGCAGCGCAAAGGCCTATATAACTTTTCGTCGCACTGAAAGTCGGGTCTACCCGCTCGATATCTCCCCACGACGCTACTATTTGTCCATGTCTAACAATCAAGCCTGCGGGTCCTCCGCGCGGCTTGAGTGGACCCAAGATCTCATTCCAGGGTGGAGGCTCTGAACTCGCAATCGCTTTTTGTTCTGATAGATCGTACAGCCAATCGGATTCATGCTGGCAGGCGAATTCAACCGCATGGTGAAGACCTGCCGCATTTATACCGATCGACGCCGGCTGGCAGCGTAACCAACTGTCAGCGGCGGGTGGCAGATAGTTCTCGGCGGTCAATTTTCTCAGCAAACTTCTGCAAAAGGCCGTATTGACACTATCTGCTCAACCTGTTCTGGTTCCATTTTCTGAATCGCCTCGTTAAAGGCTCAGCAGAGTCTGTACTATTTCTGCAGTCACATTACCCCCGGTTACAGCGGCGACTGTAGTGCGATCCTGATCAACTTTGCCGGAAAGAAAAGCGGCAGGCGCAACAGCGCCAGCAGGTTCTACCAAAAGCTTTCCCCGATAAAGTAACGACCTAAATGATGCAGCTATATCTTTTTCCGAAACCAGAACCACATCATCTAAATATTCCTGAAGATGATGGAATGGATACGCACCTGGAAACCGGGCGGACAACCCATCCGCAATGGTATCCCAGTGACTAAGCGTTACAGGTTCGCCAGCTTTCCTCGACAAAAAGTACGCATTTGCACCTTCAGGCTGAACACCAATAATCCTGACGCGTGGTGAGCTCAGTTTCACCGCTGTCGCAATTCCGGCAGCTACACCGCCGCTCGAGACCGGCACGAGTATTTGTTCTACTCCCGGGGCATCCTCAATTACTTCGAGGCCTATGCTGCCGTGACCCGCGACTACTGGCGGGTACTCCCATGTATCTATTGAGGTCATATCTCGATCGCTAGCGATAGCCTCGACTGTTGGCTGCCGATTCAGTGCGTCCCGGCCACAGAAAACAACTTCAGCACCGAGTTCTTGAGTGGCTGATACTTTATAAGTGCTGGTCTGGTCGAGCATCACCACGACCACGGACACGCCCAGCTGGGCACCCGCAAATGCGAAGGCTTGCGCGAAATTGCCCGAAGAAGCGAGTACGATACCCCGCTTCCGTTCCAATTCGCTGAGAGACCTAATCACATTGAAAGCAGCACGAACTTTATATGCACCGGTCACCTGAAGACATTCGGCTTTGAGGAACAGTTTTTCATGGCCAATATCACGTGGCTCAGGTGCCAGCGGTAATACTGGCGTTCTTCGAACAACAGAAGGCAACGCATCCCGTGCCGCCTCAATATCATGCAAAGTTGTCAAAGTTACTTTCATCTCAGAGAGAATACCCTTCTACCGTAGCTCTGCCAATGTTCCGACCACACTTAACGATTCTATATTGTTAAGCAACCGGATTGAATTTTATGACGTCAGTACGAAGAAAGCGCTAGAATTTGCGAAAGGGGAATAGGCCGGAGTGGTGAAATTGGTATACACGAGGGATTCAAAATCCCTTGCACGAAAGTGCGTGCCGGTTCGAGTCCGGCCTCCGGTACCAATTCAGCGATCGATTTATGGCCATGCCCAATTGAGCAAATAGTTAGTTACCTTGTTTGCCAGGATTTGGTTATAACTGTGATTGTCGTTGCTAAGTTTCAGATTACTGAAACCACATCTACCTAAAACACGAACCGTGGATGACACTTATGAAGGGATACATAACAGTTGGCACCAATGATCTGACACGCTCGGCAGCATTCTATGAAGCTTTGTTTGAGGAACTCGGTTTTTCCCGACAACGTGAATACCCCGGAAAGGCTGTCTACTTTGGCACCGAGGATGATGTTCAGTTGGTAGTAATTACGCCGGCTGACGGCCGACCCGCCACGGCGGGTAATGGCACGATGGTTGCATTGAATGTCGACAGTCAGGAACAAGTCCAGCGACTGCATGCTCGTGCTATTGATCTAGGCGCAAGCGATGAAGGCGCGCCAGGGCCGAGAGGCAGCGACACATTTTATGGTGCTTATTTCCGCGACCCGGACGGCAACAAGATTGCCTTCTATCTGCGTTGAAATGTCCCCTGGGACAAAACCAGACTAGGCAAAACGACACTATGAACCCCATCCAAGCTGAATCTAACCCGAGAAACAGGTTTGCGGGCGTGTTCCCGGCCAACCCGACACCTGTCACGGATAACGGCGACATTCATGAGAAGGGCCTGAGGGCTGTTTTAGAAGACAACATGGCCTACGGTGTTCACGGTTTCTGGGTCGCTGGAACATCGGGTGAAGGCCCTTTATTGTCCGATGCGCAAAGGGACACTGTGGCCAGAATTGCCGGAGAGACTACCCGGGGCCGCGCCTTATCGATAATGCACGTCGGCGCGATCACTACCCATAGCGCTAAAAAAGGGGCACAAAGTGCTGCGCGGGGCGGTTGTGCAGCCATAGCTTGTCTTCCGCCCTTTCTGATACGCGCAAGTAATTCCTCCATCATCGATCACTATAAGGCCGTGGCAGACAGTGCTGAGGGGCTACCACTTTTCGCCTACAATCTCCCACAATTGACTCGGGTGGAATTCGATCGAAACCTGATGGAATCTCTGCGCAGTGAAGTACCCAGTCTGATCGGCCTCAAACATTCGGCCCACGATCTATCGATGATTCGACACTGGCTCGATATGGGACTGGCGTGCTTTTCCGGGTTCGGCCATTTGCCACTGCCTGCATTGGCCATGGGTGCTGTCGGCACTGTTGACGCGCCTTTATCAATCTCACCCTGGTTGTACGTCGAACTGTACGACGCGTGGAAAGCAGGGGACCTGGACACGGCCAGAGCTAAACAGCAGGAGATCCA
Encoded here:
- a CDS encoding isopenicillin N synthase family oxygenase; the protein is MNPSLPIVDIRSGTSPIDDPSVAQQLDMALQKHGFCYISGHNIATDNIETIFDATHRFHALPEPAKQSIKINPFHRGYIGFNTSTAVTSSVEKPIRPNYSESFMAMQPVFPDHARWGTAIFGPNQWPKPLMPAFKTEVENYYDAMEYLALELVQRLAVALGQDQLIFDQAFDDPTVFLRLLHYPAVADSTAADGYGSAPHTDHGFLTLVSQDLTGGLEVLTRDNQWIPAVPIPDTFVLNVADMLSYWSGGRWPSTPHRVSLSPKERYSVAFFFDPTFETQVRPFPSLTRSGGNDSPVHYGNYLMHRFNNNYDYRSTH
- a CDS encoding beta-lactamase family protein, producing the protein MTAENYLPPAADSWLRCQPASIGINAAGLHHAVEFACQHESDWLYDLSEQKAIASSEPPPWNEILGPLKPRGGPAGLIVRHGQIVASWGDIERVDPTFSATKSYIGLCAAIAYRDGLIRNFDDLAGDYDSLKEFSSDHNNAITWRHLLQQTSEWEGTLWSKPDQVDRNRQVGPDANHSQKGQPRQLMEPGGYWEYNDVRVNLVALCLTRLFETSLSDVLRKNIMDPIDASHSWEWHGYRNSYIEIKGRLVQSVSGGAHWGGGLWISSLDHARMGLLISRHGRWGDVEILPEHCLGPLFAPCPLNLNYGFLWWLNSNRSLYAGAGESSVFAYGAGANYVWIDPDYDLVVVVRWIDAGSMNDFTALVMDSIVHP
- a CDS encoding pyridoxal-phosphate dependent enzyme; translation: MKVTLTTLHDIEAARDALPSVVRRTPVLPLAPEPRDIGHEKLFLKAECLQVTGAYKVRAAFNVIRSLSELERKRGIVLASSGNFAQAFAFAGAQLGVSVVVVMLDQTSTYKVSATQELGAEVVFCGRDALNRQPTVEAIASDRDMTSIDTWEYPPVVAGHGSIGLEVIEDAPGVEQILVPVSSGGVAAGIATAVKLSSPRVRIIGVQPEGANAYFLSRKAGEPVTLSHWDTIADGLSARFPGAYPFHHLQEYLDDVVLVSEKDIAASFRSLLYRGKLLVEPAGAVAPAAFLSGKVDQDRTTVAAVTGGNVTAEIVQTLLSL
- a CDS encoding VOC family protein, which encodes MKGYITVGTNDLTRSAAFYEALFEELGFSRQREYPGKAVYFGTEDDVQLVVITPADGRPATAGNGTMVALNVDSQEQVQRLHARAIDLGASDEGAPGPRGSDTFYGAYFRDPDGNKIAFYLR
- a CDS encoding dihydrodipicolinate synthase family protein, with translation MNPIQAESNPRNRFAGVFPANPTPVTDNGDIHEKGLRAVLEDNMAYGVHGFWVAGTSGEGPLLSDAQRDTVARIAGETTRGRALSIMHVGAITTHSAKKGAQSAARGGCAAIACLPPFLIRASNSSIIDHYKAVADSAEGLPLFAYNLPQLTRVEFDRNLMESLRSEVPSLIGLKHSAHDLSMIRHWLDMGLACFSGFGHLPLPALAMGAVGTVDAPLSISPWLYVELYDAWKAGDLDTARAKQQEIQAVANLTARYDAVSDVGKTILGQRLGIDCGRAILPNNRLTSDQCRDVLETAKSMGILRTDVAA